In Chitinivorax sp. PXF-14, a single window of DNA contains:
- a CDS encoding TnsA endonuclease N-terminal domain-containing protein, whose translation MATKRASAKTSTAGASLDFAFFRFLWQFYKDNRGTIRQNYKELTRKFLDFNNPEKNPKAFLRQPQFEALETYVFLKEFLGNAKVEEVFRAWYERSGKFEGRKFGSFLGTAGQEMFSFGESDELELSSYKLLFEKMRKNSRAYPNYIFALTMGTGKTILMATCIFYEFLLGNKFEKDARYCHNALVFAPDKTVLQSLKEIESFDMTRVVPPEYVNFLTTHLRFHYLEEAGTSLDTLDRSRFNIIVSNTQKIILKRQHKEKTSVDKLFGATGETLAANGVYADAADLYNFDQPEEEGELTTNQRFEKLRRLEQLGIFVDEAHHAFGKALAKDMGVGAKETDTSLRTTIDILAASLNAAGTRVVACYNYTGTPYVGREVLPEVVYAYGLKEAIDKGFLKKVTLHGYANTRTDEFVDIAIENFLKESGELRPEGLLPKLAFFAATIDELTGELRPAVERALLKHGIPTSRILVNVGDDKLTTNDDIREFNRLDTEGSEKQFILLVNKGREGWNCRSLFGVGLFREPKSKVFVLQATMRCLRAIGQAQHTGHVFLSDDNLNTLNDELQQNFRISADELQKTGKDKERVEIRVVEPPVKIKLVRVRKQYQMREKQLVTGQELIPERADAQKWSELVEKYRLIETQQDGLTVADAARASGSRTFDLTSRREKRTFSQLSLVAEVSRYLNRSPLEIEELLDATKEGSTELVAITNEFNELLYDEIIPRLFRQLYDLDESQQTEEHEVDLIKLPPNGYYEVSAAKDKIVRMNDAQIKDEERAKSFHLDTYCFDSGSENWLFWDLLREQRVKKIYFTGMLTHGQSDFFIQYIDPDSRTVRSYYPDFIFQREEPDGSLKYVIVEVKADNQIEDAVVQAKKDFAQQIAVASGMEYRILKSSDADKRHFRVLL comes from the coding sequence ATGGCGACTAAACGCGCGAGCGCGAAGACCAGCACTGCGGGCGCATCACTGGATTTCGCCTTCTTCCGTTTCCTTTGGCAGTTTTACAAGGACAACCGAGGGACGATCCGGCAGAACTACAAGGAGCTGACCCGCAAGTTCCTCGACTTCAACAACCCGGAGAAGAACCCCAAGGCCTTCCTCCGTCAGCCGCAGTTCGAGGCGCTGGAAACCTATGTCTTCCTCAAGGAGTTCCTCGGCAACGCCAAGGTCGAAGAAGTCTTCCGGGCTTGGTACGAGCGCAGCGGGAAGTTTGAGGGCCGAAAGTTTGGCTCCTTCCTTGGCACCGCCGGGCAGGAGATGTTCTCGTTCGGGGAGTCCGACGAGCTGGAACTGAGCTCGTACAAGCTGTTGTTCGAGAAGATGCGCAAGAACTCGCGCGCCTACCCGAACTACATCTTTGCGCTGACGATGGGCACGGGCAAAACCATCCTCATGGCGACCTGCATCTTCTACGAGTTCCTGCTGGGCAACAAATTCGAGAAAGACGCACGCTACTGTCACAACGCGCTGGTGTTCGCACCTGACAAAACGGTGTTGCAGTCACTGAAGGAAATCGAGTCCTTCGACATGACCCGTGTCGTGCCGCCAGAGTATGTGAATTTCCTGACCACGCACCTGCGCTTCCACTACCTAGAGGAGGCCGGTACCTCGCTGGATACGCTGGATCGCTCGCGCTTCAACATCATCGTCTCCAACACGCAGAAGATCATCCTCAAGCGCCAGCATAAGGAAAAGACGTCAGTCGACAAGCTGTTCGGCGCGACCGGCGAAACCCTCGCCGCCAACGGCGTATATGCCGATGCCGCCGATCTCTACAACTTCGACCAGCCAGAGGAAGAAGGCGAGCTCACCACCAATCAGCGCTTCGAGAAGCTACGCCGCCTGGAGCAGTTGGGCATCTTTGTAGACGAGGCTCACCATGCCTTCGGCAAGGCGCTGGCCAAGGACATGGGCGTGGGCGCGAAGGAAACTGACACCAGCCTGCGCACGACCATCGACATCCTGGCCGCCAGCCTGAACGCGGCAGGCACCCGGGTGGTAGCCTGCTACAACTACACCGGCACGCCCTACGTGGGACGCGAGGTGTTGCCGGAAGTGGTTTACGCCTATGGCCTCAAGGAAGCCATCGACAAGGGCTTCCTCAAAAAGGTGACGCTGCACGGCTACGCCAACACTCGCACCGACGAGTTTGTCGACATCGCCATCGAGAATTTCTTGAAGGAATCTGGCGAGTTGCGCCCGGAAGGCTTGCTCCCTAAGCTGGCATTCTTCGCGGCCACCATCGACGAGCTGACCGGCGAACTGCGACCTGCTGTGGAACGTGCGCTACTCAAACACGGCATCCCAACCTCGCGCATCCTGGTGAACGTGGGCGACGACAAGCTCACCACCAACGACGACATCCGTGAGTTCAATCGACTGGACACCGAAGGATCGGAAAAGCAGTTCATCTTATTGGTCAACAAAGGCCGAGAAGGCTGGAACTGCCGCTCACTGTTCGGTGTAGGACTGTTCCGCGAGCCCAAGTCCAAGGTGTTTGTCTTGCAGGCCACAATGCGTTGCCTGCGCGCCATCGGGCAAGCCCAGCACACCGGGCACGTATTCCTCTCGGATGACAACCTCAACACGCTGAACGACGAACTGCAGCAGAACTTCCGCATCAGCGCCGACGAGCTGCAGAAGACCGGGAAGGACAAGGAGCGCGTTGAGATCCGGGTGGTCGAGCCGCCGGTCAAGATCAAGCTGGTTCGCGTGCGCAAGCAGTACCAGATGCGCGAGAAGCAGTTGGTGACCGGGCAAGAGTTGATACCTGAGCGGGCAGATGCTCAGAAGTGGAGTGAACTGGTCGAGAAGTACCGCCTGATCGAAACGCAGCAGGACGGTTTGACGGTCGCTGACGCGGCGCGTGCTTCAGGCAGCCGCACCTTTGACCTGACCTCGCGCCGGGAGAAGCGGACCTTCTCACAACTATCGCTTGTGGCCGAGGTGTCCCGCTATCTGAACCGAAGCCCCCTCGAGATCGAAGAGTTGCTCGACGCCACCAAGGAAGGCTCCACTGAACTGGTGGCCATCACCAACGAGTTCAACGAGCTGCTGTACGACGAGATCATCCCGCGCTTGTTCCGCCAGCTCTACGACCTCGACGAGTCGCAGCAGACCGAAGAGCACGAGGTCGACCTGATCAAGTTGCCCCCGAACGGCTACTACGAGGTGTCGGCGGCGAAGGACAAAATCGTCCGCATGAACGACGCGCAGATTAAAGACGAAGAGCGCGCCAAGAGCTTCCACCTCGACACCTATTGCTTCGACTCGGGCTCGGAGAACTGGCTGTTCTGGGATCTGCTGCGCGAGCAGCGGGTGAAGAAGATCTACTTCACCGGGATGCTGACCCACGGCCAGTCCGACTTCTTCATCCAGTACATCGATCCGGACTCGCGCACCGTGCGCAGCTACTACCCCGACTTCATCTTTCAGCGCGAAGAGCCGGATGGCAGCCTGAAGTACGTGATCGTCGAGGTGAAGGCCGACAACCAGATCGAGGACGCCGTGGTGCAGGCCAAGAAGGACTTCGCCCAGCAAATTGCCGTGGCCAGCGGGATGGAGTACCGCATTCTCAAGTCGTCCGATGCGGACAAGCGGCATTTTCGGGTGCTGCTGTAA
- a CDS encoding DNA methyltransferase, translating into MALAYNKENALNAICPYFTMFPLEYPNRVLKKHLKEKPVVLDPFCGRGTTLFSARKFGFSAWGIDSSPVAVAIAKAKLASCDIEAPLELAAKFISDIAPVALPDTPFFRSAYHQSTLRDICTLREGLLGLDDETDASSILRAAALGCLHGPLPKHVENAGYFSNQMPRTYASKPDYAVRFWKERNLEAPKVDVLRVLRRKIERLVGLEQASPCPTSQVLHGDAQSEELFRSIGTAPSIVITSPPYYGMRTYVQDQWLRNWFLGGPDSIDYSAGPQLDHGGQKVFAASLGKVWKNIADSAASAESLHMYVRFGIIPSALVDAKKLFRDSLEESGVDWRLVSTRSAKSADVGKRQADQMKAESAAAVEFDFHVERV; encoded by the coding sequence GTGGCCCTTGCCTATAACAAAGAAAATGCGCTGAACGCAATTTGCCCTTACTTTACGATGTTTCCGCTCGAGTATCCGAACAGGGTCCTCAAAAAGCATCTAAAGGAAAAGCCAGTTGTGCTCGACCCATTTTGTGGTCGAGGCACAACTCTATTCTCAGCGCGAAAGTTCGGGTTTTCTGCCTGGGGCATTGACTCATCGCCCGTCGCTGTCGCAATTGCGAAAGCCAAGTTGGCGAGTTGTGACATTGAGGCACCACTCGAGCTTGCGGCAAAGTTCATTTCAGATATCGCCCCGGTCGCATTGCCAGATACTCCATTTTTTCGTTCGGCATATCACCAATCGACGCTCCGTGATATTTGCACCTTGCGTGAGGGATTGCTCGGTCTCGACGATGAAACAGATGCATCGTCCATTTTGCGCGCTGCAGCGCTTGGATGTTTGCATGGCCCACTTCCAAAACACGTCGAGAACGCGGGCTACTTTTCAAATCAAATGCCGCGGACTTACGCATCAAAGCCTGATTACGCCGTGAGATTCTGGAAAGAACGGAATCTTGAAGCACCAAAGGTAGATGTGCTCCGCGTGCTTCGTCGCAAGATCGAACGCTTGGTGGGCCTTGAGCAAGCGTCACCGTGTCCGACATCTCAAGTGCTACACGGCGATGCTCAGTCGGAAGAATTGTTCAGGTCGATTGGCACTGCGCCGTCGATTGTGATCACGTCCCCCCCTTATTACGGAATGCGGACGTATGTCCAAGATCAATGGCTGAGAAACTGGTTTCTGGGTGGGCCTGACTCCATTGACTACTCAGCTGGACCGCAACTCGATCACGGCGGACAGAAAGTATTTGCAGCTTCGCTCGGCAAGGTTTGGAAGAATATAGCCGACAGCGCAGCGTCGGCTGAATCGCTTCATATGTACGTTCGATTCGGAATAATTCCGTCTGCACTGGTTGATGCGAAAAAACTCTTCAGAGATTCGCTGGAGGAGTCCGGAGTCGATTGGCGCTTGGTCTCCACCCGCTCGGCCAAATCAGCAGATGTCGGCAAGCGGCAAGCAGATCAGATGAAAGCCGAGTCTGCAGCCGCCGTCGAGTTTGATTTTCACGTCGAAAGAGTTTGA
- a CDS encoding site-specific DNA-methyltransferase has protein sequence MSKNTPAQESLQLATPDGSTTNVEKYEFEPIRGYPMLNWRGKRPFTSTQYYPAQLKEVHGEEVDGWRNKIFWGDNLQVMSHLLKEFRGKVDLIYIDPPFDSKADYRKQVSLRGNKTKGDQAAFEEKQYGDIWTNDEYLQFLYERLLLLRELLSPSGTIFLHCDWHKSHHIRCLLDEVFGQNNFCNEIARIKSNPKNSELTAFGNIHDTVFFYRKGGGDYAWTPLREEKDSEDLARIFEKVNGEGRRYTTVALHAPGERTGETGRPWRNIPPPRGRHWAYVHSQLDEFDAQGKIEWSPSGNPRLIRYADEDEGNRVQDVWTMKDPQYVDYPTEKTESLLERVILACSKPGDLVFDCFMGSGTTQAVAMQLGRRFIGADINLGSIQTTTRRLIGVADGLRQKGLEGETKYFIGFELHNVNHYDIFRNPVQAKELLIEALEVQKLEFSTVFDGEKDGRMVKIMPVNRIATRADLNELIHNFDQKAWQHRHNENPNRPVEKITLVCMGHEPDLAAQLELAAKPFKIDVEVVDILRDNANLEFKRDSQAKVAIKNGELIIEKFYPMNLLQKLSLQKESVEDWKELVESVLIDWNYDGAVLQPAMLDIPGKSEMVKGAYKVPSDAGTIRVKITDLLSESWEGSVSNGD, from the coding sequence ATGAGCAAGAATACCCCCGCGCAGGAAAGCCTGCAACTGGCCACGCCCGATGGCAGCACAACCAACGTCGAGAAGTACGAGTTCGAGCCAATCAGGGGCTACCCGATGCTCAACTGGCGCGGCAAGCGCCCGTTCACCTCGACGCAGTATTACCCGGCGCAGTTGAAGGAAGTCCACGGTGAAGAGGTGGATGGCTGGCGCAACAAGATTTTTTGGGGCGACAACCTGCAGGTGATGAGTCACCTACTGAAGGAGTTCCGGGGCAAGGTTGATCTGATCTACATCGATCCGCCGTTTGATTCGAAGGCAGATTACAGAAAGCAGGTTTCTCTGCGAGGCAACAAGACGAAAGGCGATCAGGCAGCCTTCGAAGAGAAGCAGTACGGCGATATTTGGACGAACGATGAGTATCTACAGTTCCTCTACGAGCGACTTCTCTTGCTGCGCGAACTGCTAAGCCCTTCTGGAACGATATTTCTTCATTGCGATTGGCATAAGAGCCATCACATTCGTTGCTTGCTTGATGAAGTGTTCGGCCAGAACAACTTTTGCAATGAGATTGCGCGCATCAAGTCAAATCCGAAGAACTCGGAACTCACTGCGTTCGGGAACATCCACGACACGGTATTCTTTTACCGGAAGGGCGGAGGCGACTATGCGTGGACACCGCTTCGCGAGGAGAAAGACTCAGAAGACCTCGCCCGCATATTTGAGAAGGTAAATGGTGAGGGCCGCAGGTACACAACGGTAGCCCTGCATGCGCCAGGAGAACGTACCGGAGAAACGGGGCGGCCTTGGCGCAACATTCCTCCGCCGCGCGGACGGCACTGGGCATATGTTCATTCACAACTCGATGAGTTTGACGCCCAGGGGAAAATTGAATGGTCGCCATCTGGCAATCCACGACTGATCCGGTACGCAGATGAAGATGAGGGGAATCGGGTTCAAGACGTTTGGACGATGAAAGACCCACAGTATGTTGACTATCCGACTGAAAAGACAGAATCGTTGCTGGAGAGGGTCATATTGGCCTGCTCCAAGCCAGGGGATCTTGTTTTCGACTGTTTCATGGGTTCAGGCACGACCCAAGCGGTCGCCATGCAGCTTGGCCGTCGTTTCATAGGTGCAGACATTAACCTCGGATCGATCCAAACGACAACTAGACGGCTGATCGGTGTTGCCGATGGTCTACGCCAGAAGGGACTTGAAGGCGAGACCAAATATTTCATCGGCTTTGAACTGCACAACGTCAACCACTACGACATCTTCCGTAACCCCGTGCAGGCCAAGGAACTGCTGATCGAGGCTCTGGAAGTACAGAAGCTGGAATTCAGCACCGTGTTCGACGGCGAAAAGGACGGGCGGATGGTCAAGATCATGCCTGTCAACCGCATCGCCACACGCGCCGATTTGAACGAACTGATCCACAACTTCGACCAGAAGGCGTGGCAGCACCGCCACAACGAGAATCCAAACCGCCCGGTCGAGAAGATCACCCTCGTGTGCATGGGTCACGAGCCTGACTTGGCCGCGCAACTGGAGCTGGCCGCCAAGCCCTTCAAGATCGATGTCGAGGTGGTGGACATCCTACGCGACAACGCCAATCTGGAATTCAAGCGCGATTCGCAAGCTAAGGTGGCCATCAAGAACGGCGAGCTGATCATCGAGAAGTTTTACCCGATGAACTTGCTGCAGAAGCTCTCGCTGCAGAAGGAGTCGGTCGAGGACTGGAAGGAATTGGTCGAGTCGGTGCTGATCGACTGGAACTACGACGGTGCAGTGCTGCAACCGGCGATGTTGGATATCCCCGGCAAAAGCGAGATGGTCAAGGGCGCGTACAAGGTTCCGAGCGATGCGGGCACGATCCGCGTGAAGATCACAGACCTGCTGTCAGAGTCCTGGGAAGGGAGCGTCAGCAATGGCGACTAA
- a CDS encoding lysozyme, producing the protein MIEVPKAAIELAKRFEGYERKVKRGIKITAVPYICPAGFWTIGYGHLCDPNHPQITEAEAEVYLARDLQSALAATLRYCPMLATEPEGRLAAIVDFTFNLGTGRLQTSTLRRRVNQRDWDAAEKELGRWIYGGGRVLPGLIARRQAECLLLRGRADL; encoded by the coding sequence GTGATTGAGGTACCAAAAGCGGCCATCGAGCTGGCCAAGCGCTTTGAGGGATACGAGCGCAAGGTGAAACGCGGAATCAAGATCACCGCCGTCCCCTACATCTGCCCCGCAGGCTTCTGGACGATTGGCTATGGCCACCTCTGCGACCCCAATCACCCGCAGATCACCGAGGCCGAAGCCGAGGTCTATCTGGCGCGCGATCTCCAATCGGCACTTGCCGCCACGCTGCGTTACTGCCCCATGCTGGCCACGGAGCCCGAGGGGCGGCTCGCCGCCATCGTGGATTTCACATTCAACCTTGGCACAGGGCGGTTGCAGACGTCGACGTTGCGGCGGCGAGTGAACCAACGAGACTGGGATGCGGCCGAAAAGGAACTGGGCCGATGGATCTACGGGGGCGGAAGAGTCTTGCCAGGGCTGATTGCACGTAGGCAAGCCGAATGCTTGTTGTTGCGTGGGAGAGCTGATCTATGA
- a CDS encoding DEAD/DEAH box helicase, whose amino-acid sequence MTKKRISKSTLSMFLRTKCDRELYLSLHEDSELDAHGMPVPLQARPGIGVLQTAGRDFEDERNDQLIQAFGTLVIYQPDKAGTNKPVKAPLASLLGKVTALPSIILQAKFEPSSFQNGVMANIGLQPVQVDQVPPIAGLIPDIIVARQARADDEEICPNGSRKPINQASETRCALSIIDVKHTSEANPSYSAEVALYALFLANWIADQGLQNSYFVTTHSYLWTRFKQGQSVLDGLMSGAASATPNQYLDALIADSEDANLRFYLPTVLHFFREDLLRVIAVGDALPNGWVNLEWHVDGRCSACDWLGHEKWANAKDKARIAAQPTHYCYPAAKLTGHLSQIAGMTRGARKTLQINAIQDTAGAAAAPSAHPAFQQHSHLKKERSRIPARANALISATTTVDNSAVLASLAPAPQLHASIAVNFDPSAGLLTGLSILGRATAYVSGQSPRQFAPKCFVVDQKNLADEWVALEGLLSTLSDMVDQAEAFVRAAGKTPLTAQIAFWEQRQFEELCAAMGRHLPKVLSLTNRKTKALAWLFPADELIEKPDGAVSPCIVFIDEIVRRVVFAPTPHVITLFDTAETYYSGPGAVRLGDAYYREFLTNGIPRERIYEIWSNVTIIKRGSVTVPRNTVIQEFGNALEKQCRALNSVVERLRTDFKGQLKANAPKLTLSIPQGSRDVAFDSKLWIWWEELQYQTRKLESHQRLALDAEALEASYEAVRLTNGQPTGTPNEYIYDVLPGSTEAKLDDNEGYLALGKEGYPGLPLQRARDLIPVTAPPYLGQGDTLLTPLWSALSVTLVSFDRGTRKAVLKLSNWREAAFAPYLLANSTVDLLNDIFITKGQGSFKWYETVKKILASVGNPSIAVADRNAATAMGANAARPGTAAITPLARILWEADTVHAASVVASPQAASVAAYAKAKHNLNTSQTDAVAHAAEKGLTIIWGPPGTGKTQTLAGCIHGLVHDAVQRNQPLKVLVAGPTYKAVEEIIGRVVESLDADPTCSAEVFVGYSSSQTPKPFAAANPHLRVESFNLSQANQETQDCLASLANTETVTIVATSTMQAYKLADWGCGSCVGSVFDVVIVDESSQVQVTTAVSPLATLKEDARLIIAGDHLQMPPIMALEPPKGAEYLVGSIQKYLLERPFGNQITPCPLEENYRSAEDIVAYARTIGYRATLQAANAATALHLLAAPPTPASGFPGGMPWSPLWPHILAPENKVLTLLHDDDLSSQSNSFEAKIVAALTWCLRQTASAELDGRGPVTHAVPQPDQFWGRCIGIVTPHRAQRALVIRELRAIFPSDPPDLIDSAVDTVEKFQGGQRHTIIVTFGVGDADVIMGEEAFLMQLERTNVAISRAMAKCLVVMPMTLAGHVPQDKKALETAHAIKDYVDEFCNQEISNQISLGSTLRQAKLRYHR is encoded by the coding sequence ATGACCAAAAAAAGAATCTCAAAGAGCACGCTCTCTATGTTCCTTCGCACGAAGTGCGACCGGGAACTCTATTTGTCCCTGCATGAAGATTCCGAGCTTGATGCACATGGAATGCCTGTTCCACTTCAAGCACGGCCTGGAATTGGTGTGCTGCAAACCGCAGGTCGAGATTTTGAGGATGAGCGAAATGATCAGCTGATCCAGGCATTCGGCACGCTGGTCATCTACCAACCAGACAAGGCTGGTACGAACAAGCCCGTTAAAGCTCCGCTGGCATCACTACTCGGAAAGGTGACGGCACTACCTTCGATCATCCTGCAAGCCAAGTTCGAACCGTCATCTTTTCAGAACGGCGTAATGGCAAACATCGGGCTGCAACCGGTGCAGGTTGACCAAGTTCCGCCAATCGCAGGACTCATACCTGACATCATCGTTGCGCGCCAAGCAAGGGCCGATGACGAAGAAATATGCCCAAACGGATCTAGAAAGCCAATCAATCAGGCGTCAGAAACACGATGCGCGTTGAGCATCATTGATGTGAAGCACACCAGTGAAGCGAATCCAAGCTACTCGGCTGAGGTGGCACTTTATGCGCTTTTTCTTGCGAACTGGATTGCCGATCAGGGACTGCAGAATAGTTACTTCGTCACGACTCACAGCTATTTGTGGACACGTTTCAAGCAGGGGCAATCGGTACTCGATGGACTGATGTCTGGTGCTGCTTCGGCAACACCGAATCAGTATCTGGACGCACTGATTGCCGACAGCGAAGATGCCAATCTCCGCTTTTATCTGCCAACCGTTCTGCATTTCTTCCGGGAAGACTTGCTCCGGGTCATTGCCGTCGGCGATGCCTTGCCCAACGGTTGGGTGAACCTCGAGTGGCACGTGGATGGTCGCTGCAGTGCATGCGACTGGCTGGGACATGAGAAGTGGGCGAATGCGAAGGATAAGGCGCGAATTGCGGCGCAGCCAACCCATTACTGCTACCCAGCGGCAAAGCTCACCGGTCATCTGAGTCAAATTGCAGGCATGACTCGTGGTGCGAGGAAAACGCTCCAGATCAATGCTATCCAGGACACTGCAGGGGCAGCGGCGGCTCCTTCTGCGCACCCTGCCTTTCAGCAACACAGCCATCTCAAGAAGGAGCGTAGTCGCATTCCAGCACGCGCGAATGCACTCATTTCCGCGACGACAACGGTGGACAACTCTGCGGTGCTCGCAAGTTTGGCACCTGCACCGCAGCTCCATGCCTCTATCGCAGTAAATTTCGATCCAAGCGCCGGACTACTTACGGGCTTGTCCATACTTGGTCGCGCGACTGCCTATGTAAGCGGGCAGTCCCCACGTCAGTTTGCTCCGAAGTGCTTTGTCGTCGACCAGAAGAATTTGGCAGACGAATGGGTTGCCCTGGAGGGGCTGCTATCAACCTTGTCGGACATGGTCGATCAGGCAGAAGCATTTGTTCGTGCGGCAGGAAAAACACCGCTGACCGCACAGATCGCTTTTTGGGAGCAGCGACAGTTTGAAGAGCTATGTGCGGCGATGGGACGGCATTTGCCAAAGGTGCTGAGCCTGACGAATCGGAAAACCAAAGCGCTAGCCTGGCTGTTCCCGGCTGATGAGCTGATCGAGAAGCCGGACGGTGCTGTCAGTCCATGCATTGTCTTCATCGACGAAATTGTTCGACGAGTGGTCTTTGCACCGACACCCCACGTCATTACGTTATTCGACACTGCGGAAACGTACTACTCGGGGCCGGGAGCTGTTCGTCTCGGAGATGCTTACTATCGGGAATTCCTGACCAACGGTATTCCGAGAGAGCGGATCTACGAGATCTGGAGCAACGTCACCATCATCAAGAGGGGCTCAGTTACCGTCCCTCGAAATACAGTGATTCAGGAGTTCGGCAATGCCTTGGAAAAGCAATGCCGTGCGTTGAACAGCGTGGTCGAGCGGTTGCGGACGGACTTCAAGGGGCAATTGAAGGCTAATGCTCCGAAGCTGACGCTCTCTATACCCCAGGGCAGTCGTGACGTCGCGTTCGATAGCAAGCTGTGGATCTGGTGGGAAGAACTGCAATATCAGACCAGGAAGCTGGAATCTCATCAGCGCCTAGCGCTTGATGCCGAAGCATTGGAGGCAAGTTACGAGGCTGTACGTCTTACCAATGGCCAGCCCACGGGAACGCCGAACGAGTACATCTACGATGTCTTGCCCGGGTCAACCGAAGCCAAGCTTGACGACAATGAAGGCTATCTAGCCTTGGGCAAAGAGGGATACCCAGGGCTTCCACTTCAGCGTGCCAGGGATCTGATTCCCGTCACAGCCCCTCCTTATTTAGGGCAGGGTGACACCCTTCTGACCCCGTTGTGGTCGGCTCTCTCTGTAACGCTGGTGTCATTCGACCGAGGCACACGCAAAGCAGTACTGAAGTTAAGTAACTGGCGTGAGGCAGCATTCGCGCCGTACCTGCTGGCCAATTCAACGGTCGACCTGCTGAACGATATTTTCATAACCAAGGGCCAAGGCTCATTCAAATGGTATGAGACAGTCAAAAAAATCTTAGCCTCTGTCGGCAACCCATCGATTGCGGTTGCCGATAGAAATGCTGCCACTGCAATGGGCGCTAACGCAGCAAGGCCAGGTACCGCAGCGATCACCCCACTTGCTCGCATTCTGTGGGAAGCGGACACCGTCCATGCGGCATCGGTTGTTGCCTCGCCTCAGGCTGCATCAGTAGCCGCCTACGCCAAAGCCAAGCACAACCTGAATACCAGCCAGACTGATGCCGTTGCCCACGCCGCAGAAAAGGGGCTGACCATCATTTGGGGGCCGCCAGGCACCGGAAAGACCCAGACGCTCGCTGGATGTATTCATGGACTCGTCCATGACGCTGTGCAGAGGAATCAGCCGCTGAAGGTGCTGGTCGCCGGGCCGACCTACAAAGCGGTTGAAGAGATCATCGGTCGCGTAGTTGAGTCGCTAGATGCTGACCCAACATGCTCGGCAGAGGTCTTCGTGGGATATTCCTCGTCGCAGACTCCTAAACCCTTCGCTGCGGCCAACCCTCATTTGCGTGTTGAATCATTCAATCTCAGCCAAGCCAACCAGGAAACGCAGGACTGCCTCGCTAGTTTGGCGAATACTGAGACGGTCACCATTGTCGCCACTTCGACAATGCAGGCATACAAGCTCGCAGACTGGGGTTGCGGTAGCTGCGTTGGCTCTGTTTTCGACGTCGTGATCGTTGACGAAAGCTCGCAGGTTCAGGTCACCACGGCAGTTTCTCCGCTTGCCACTCTGAAAGAAGATGCGCGACTGATCATTGCAGGCGACCATCTTCAAATGCCACCCATCATGGCTCTGGAACCACCCAAGGGTGCCGAATACTTGGTGGGCAGTATCCAGAAATACCTGCTCGAACGACCATTTGGCAATCAGATCACTCCATGTCCATTGGAAGAGAACTACCGGTCGGCTGAGGACATCGTTGCCTACGCCCGCACCATCGGCTATCGAGCAACCCTACAGGCCGCAAACGCTGCCACGGCGCTTCACTTATTGGCAGCGCCACCAACTCCCGCGTCCGGATTTCCAGGAGGCATGCCTTGGTCTCCCCTTTGGCCGCACATTCTGGCTCCCGAGAACAAGGTGCTGACTTTGCTCCATGACGATGACCTCTCATCACAAAGCAATTCCTTTGAGGCAAAGATCGTCGCTGCCTTGACTTGGTGTCTCAGGCAAACAGCGAGTGCTGAGCTTGATGGACGCGGCCCGGTTACGCATGCGGTGCCACAACCAGATCAGTTTTGGGGACGGTGTATTGGGATCGTTACACCGCACCGCGCACAGCGCGCGTTGGTGATCCGTGAACTGAGAGCGATATTTCCATCTGACCCGCCAGATTTGATCGACTCAGCAGTTGATACCGTTGAAAAATTCCAAGGGGGACAGCGTCACACGATCATTGTGACTTTCGGGGTCGGGGACGCCGACGTGATCATGGGCGAGGAAGCATTCCTCATGCAACTTGAGCGGACCAACGTCGCCATCTCCCGCGCAATGGCCAAGTGTCTGGTGGTCATGCCGATGACCCTCGCAGGACACGTTCCTCAAGACAAGAAGGCGCTCGAGACTGCACATGCGATCAAAGACTACGTCGACGAATTCTGCAACCAGGAAATCAGCAACCAGATATCGCTCGGATCAACGTTGCGGCAAGCGAAACTGCGCTACCACCGATAG